The DNA window tatttacaataaaacTGGAAGATCATACGATGGGAAATCTAATAAAACAGTACgaatatttaagaaaaggATAATAAGCGAAtgttataaatgtatataagtgTACGTCCACCGTTACACGGAAAAACCTTATTTATATTcgacaattttttttttattattagagCTCTTTGTCAAGATCCCAAGGTAACATTCGCAGCATACAGGCAACCGCATCCTCTGCAAAATGCCATtgaaataacaataaaaccGAAAGGATATGCTGGCGTTAAGTTACTTTCAGACATTGTACACAGTTTATTGTGTCAAGTATCAAATTTGAAGGAAACATTTAcagtaacaataaaaaaagaaaaacaaaaaaaaaagatttaagCTAATGAAAATTCaaacaaattaaaacaaatagaaatattagaGAAATTACGTAAAAGTTGAAACGAGAGAACGTAACTATATTTTCTGAACATTATtcattttgatattttttctttttttttttcagaagAAAGTTCAAagatataaagaaataagcGCATATTACGCGGATTAGTGAACTTATtcgtttattatatatacccttttttgaaaatataaattatttttgctgtaaataatttttttttttttgctcatCTTTTTGAAACTACTCCACACATTGAACAAATAGGTTTATACTTGCCTACACAGCTAccaatacatatacatatatatatatatatattcttacaGTACAtttcattcatatatattttcgtGTTAATATCTTTTTACGTACGTTGCTTATtctgcataatttttttttttttttcaatctTTTTTGAAGGTGTAACAATTAAATTTCGATAAAATTGTTATACACagtatattactttttaaagatatatgtgtatacgtatttatacatgcataccacatttttgtaaatatatgtaaaggAACACTTCATGacttgttatttttttttttttttttgatctaAAACAATCAAGAAGAAAAAGTGtaatatcatattatattatgcattaaatttaaaagcattatatatacatatataattaattcttgagatatacacatatatgtatgtagtGTATATTACatagttatatatgtatactgtTTTATTTGCTTGTGAGTTATTTT is part of the Plasmodium malariae genome assembly, chromosome: 14 genome and encodes:
- the RPB11 gene encoding DNA-directed RNA polymerase II subunit RPB11, putative — translated: MSIPTLSNKPENIDLLVLAPGEKKVKCEISEKGDCNIFTIKLEDHTMGNLIKQALCQDPKVTFAAYRQPHPLQNAIEITIKPKGYAGVKLLSDIVHSLLCQVSNLKETFTKKVQRYKEISAYYAD